A single Oncorhynchus mykiss isolate Arlee chromosome 24, USDA_OmykA_1.1, whole genome shotgun sequence DNA region contains:
- the fosb gene encoding protein fosB isoform X1 — MQLFWKETNSILPEHNKEHINAGDITLTPGTVGFSLGSAREMFQGFPGDFDSVSRGSSSPSIESQYFSSVDSFGSPPASASQDCVSAGGGEGVGSGSGGSSGGVDMPGSFVPTVTAITSSQDLQWMVQPTLISSQASGQSGAGTSTMAQSVSLVDPYDLPGPSYFSGSVFTPAGSDTPGQGPAPGPVRQSRARSRRVRDESVSDDGDVGVFLTPEEQEKRRVRRERNKLAAAKCRNRRRELTDRLQGETDILEEEKSELEAEISELQKEKERLEFVLVAHQPSCKIPYQEQQASGSTQLQHQPLLPQQAPVSIVGLTVEDTFYLPPAYTSQPSTSQQQQQQQQQQQVHPQQQQQQVHPQQQVHPQPGMMQEVAFSSSFYGSSEPAPGEGGGHHDGAAAGSYNPSYTSSFVFSYPEGACGVSANQRNSSSEQSSDSLNSPSLLAL, encoded by the exons ATGCAACTTTTTTGGAAAGAGACCAATAGCATCTTACCGGAGCACAATAAGGAACACATTAACG CAGGTGACATCACACTCACTCCGGGAACTGTAGGTTTCTCTCTCGGCTCCGCCCGGGAAATGTTCCAAGGGTTCCCCGGTGACTTTGATTCCGTCTCCCGTGGAAGTTCGTCCCCGTCTATTGAGTCTCAGTACTTTTCCTCCGTGGACTCCTTCGGGAGCCCGCCGGCCAGTGCCTCACAG GATTGTGTGTCTGCTGGTGGCGGGGAAGGGGTAGGCAGTGGTTCCGGGGGCAGCAGTGGAGGAGTGGATATGCCAGGCTCCTTTGTGCCCACAGTCACAGCCATCACCAGCAGCCAGGACCTGCAGTGGATGGTGCAGCCAACACTCATCTCATCCCAGGCCTCTGGCCAAAGTGGGGCGGGGACCTCGACTATGGCCCAGTCGGTGTCCCTGGTAGACCCTTATGATCTGCCAGGGCCCAGTTATTTCTCTGGCTCAGTTTTTACTCCCGCAGGCTCTGACACCCCGGGGCAAGGCCCAGCCCCGGGTCCTGTCCGTCAGTCCAGGGCCCGTAGCCGCCGTGTACGAGACGAGTCTGTGAGTGACGATGGAGATGTTGGTgtgttt TTGACTccagaggagcaggagaagaggcGTGTTCGGCGCGAGAGGAACAAGCTGGCAGCCGCCAAATGCCGAAACCGCCGGCGCGAACTCACTGACAGACTGCAGGGG gagACTGACATCCTGGAGGAGGAGAAGTCTGAGCTGGAGGCTGAGATCTCTGAGCTGCAGAAGGAGAAGGAGCGCCTGGAGTTTGTCCTTGTGGCTCACCAGCCCAGCTGCAAGATCCCCTACCAGGAGCAGCAGGCCTCAGGCTCCACACAGCTCCAGCATCAGCCCCTACTGCCTCAACAGGCCCCCGTCTCCATTGTGGGCTTGACTGTGGAGGACACTTTCTACCTGCCTCCCGCCTACACCTCGCAGCCTTCTACttcgcagcagcagcagcaacaacagcagcagcagcaggttcatccgcagcagcaacagcagcaggttCATCCGCAGCAGCAGGTTCATCCGCAGCCGGGGATGATGCAGGAGGTAGCGTTTTCTAGTTCTTTCTATGGCTCAAGCGAGCCTGCGCCGGGTGAGGGTGGTGGTCACCACGATGGCGCGGCCGCTGGCAGCTACAACCCTTCATACACATCTTCATTTGTGTTCAGCTACCCAGAGGGAGCCTGCGGGGTCAGCGCTAACCAGAGAAACAGCAGCAGCGAGCAGTCCTCTGATTCCCTGAACTCGCCCTCGCTGCTCGCTCTCTGA
- the fosb gene encoding protein fosB isoform X4: MQLFWKETNSILPEHNKEHINAGDITLTPGTVGFSLGSAREMFQGFPGDFDSVSRGSSSPSIESQYFSSVDSFGSPPASASQDCVSAGGGEGVGSGSGGSSGGVDMPGSFVPTVTAITSSQDLQWMVQPTLISSQASGQSGAGTSTMAQSVSLVDPYDLPGPSYFSGSVFTPAGSDTPGQGPAPGPVRQSRARSRRVRDESVSDDGDVGVFLTPEEQEKRRVRRERNKLAAAKCRNRRRELTDRLQGETDILEEEKSELEAEISELQKEKERLEFVLVAHQPSCKIPYQEQQASGSTQLQHQPLLPQQAPVSIVGLTVEDTFYLPPAYTSQPSTSQQQQQQQQQQQVHPQQQQQQVHPQQQVHPQPGMMQESSNPESTPSPSSPWDLD, translated from the exons ATGCAACTTTTTTGGAAAGAGACCAATAGCATCTTACCGGAGCACAATAAGGAACACATTAACG CAGGTGACATCACACTCACTCCGGGAACTGTAGGTTTCTCTCTCGGCTCCGCCCGGGAAATGTTCCAAGGGTTCCCCGGTGACTTTGATTCCGTCTCCCGTGGAAGTTCGTCCCCGTCTATTGAGTCTCAGTACTTTTCCTCCGTGGACTCCTTCGGGAGCCCGCCGGCCAGTGCCTCACAG GATTGTGTGTCTGCTGGTGGCGGGGAAGGGGTAGGCAGTGGTTCCGGGGGCAGCAGTGGAGGAGTGGATATGCCAGGCTCCTTTGTGCCCACAGTCACAGCCATCACCAGCAGCCAGGACCTGCAGTGGATGGTGCAGCCAACACTCATCTCATCCCAGGCCTCTGGCCAAAGTGGGGCGGGGACCTCGACTATGGCCCAGTCGGTGTCCCTGGTAGACCCTTATGATCTGCCAGGGCCCAGTTATTTCTCTGGCTCAGTTTTTACTCCCGCAGGCTCTGACACCCCGGGGCAAGGCCCAGCCCCGGGTCCTGTCCGTCAGTCCAGGGCCCGTAGCCGCCGTGTACGAGACGAGTCTGTGAGTGACGATGGAGATGTTGGTgtgttt TTGACTccagaggagcaggagaagaggcGTGTTCGGCGCGAGAGGAACAAGCTGGCAGCCGCCAAATGCCGAAACCGCCGGCGCGAACTCACTGACAGACTGCAGGGG gagACTGACATCCTGGAGGAGGAGAAGTCTGAGCTGGAGGCTGAGATCTCTGAGCTGCAGAAGGAGAAGGAGCGCCTGGAGTTTGTCCTTGTGGCTCACCAGCCCAGCTGCAAGATCCCCTACCAGGAGCAGCAGGCCTCAGGCTCCACACAGCTCCAGCATCAGCCCCTACTGCCTCAACAGGCCCCCGTCTCCATTGTGGGCTTGACTGTGGAGGACACTTTCTACCTGCCTCCCGCCTACACCTCGCAGCCTTCTACttcgcagcagcagcagcaacaacagcagcagcagcaggttcatccgcagcagcaacagcagcaggttCATCCGCAGCAGCAGGTTCATCCGCAGCCGGGGATGATGCAGGAG TCTTCGAACCCTGAGAGCACGCCGAGCCCTTCCAGCCCCTGGGACCTTGACTGA
- the fosb gene encoding protein fosB isoform X2 — protein sequence MQLFWKETNSILPEHNKEHINGDITLTPGTVGFSLGSAREMFQGFPGDFDSVSRGSSSPSIESQYFSSVDSFGSPPASASQDCVSAGGGEGVGSGSGGSSGGVDMPGSFVPTVTAITSSQDLQWMVQPTLISSQASGQSGAGTSTMAQSVSLVDPYDLPGPSYFSGSVFTPAGSDTPGQGPAPGPVRQSRARSRRVRDESVSDDGDVGVFLTPEEQEKRRVRRERNKLAAAKCRNRRRELTDRLQGETDILEEEKSELEAEISELQKEKERLEFVLVAHQPSCKIPYQEQQASGSTQLQHQPLLPQQAPVSIVGLTVEDTFYLPPAYTSQPSTSQQQQQQQQQQQVHPQQQQQQVHPQQQVHPQPGMMQEVAFSSSFYGSSEPAPGEGGGHHDGAAAGSYNPSYTSSFVFSYPEGACGVSANQRNSSSEQSSDSLNSPSLLAL from the exons ATGCAACTTTTTTGGAAAGAGACCAATAGCATCTTACCGGAGCACAATAAGGAACACATTAACG GTGACATCACACTCACTCCGGGAACTGTAGGTTTCTCTCTCGGCTCCGCCCGGGAAATGTTCCAAGGGTTCCCCGGTGACTTTGATTCCGTCTCCCGTGGAAGTTCGTCCCCGTCTATTGAGTCTCAGTACTTTTCCTCCGTGGACTCCTTCGGGAGCCCGCCGGCCAGTGCCTCACAG GATTGTGTGTCTGCTGGTGGCGGGGAAGGGGTAGGCAGTGGTTCCGGGGGCAGCAGTGGAGGAGTGGATATGCCAGGCTCCTTTGTGCCCACAGTCACAGCCATCACCAGCAGCCAGGACCTGCAGTGGATGGTGCAGCCAACACTCATCTCATCCCAGGCCTCTGGCCAAAGTGGGGCGGGGACCTCGACTATGGCCCAGTCGGTGTCCCTGGTAGACCCTTATGATCTGCCAGGGCCCAGTTATTTCTCTGGCTCAGTTTTTACTCCCGCAGGCTCTGACACCCCGGGGCAAGGCCCAGCCCCGGGTCCTGTCCGTCAGTCCAGGGCCCGTAGCCGCCGTGTACGAGACGAGTCTGTGAGTGACGATGGAGATGTTGGTgtgttt TTGACTccagaggagcaggagaagaggcGTGTTCGGCGCGAGAGGAACAAGCTGGCAGCCGCCAAATGCCGAAACCGCCGGCGCGAACTCACTGACAGACTGCAGGGG gagACTGACATCCTGGAGGAGGAGAAGTCTGAGCTGGAGGCTGAGATCTCTGAGCTGCAGAAGGAGAAGGAGCGCCTGGAGTTTGTCCTTGTGGCTCACCAGCCCAGCTGCAAGATCCCCTACCAGGAGCAGCAGGCCTCAGGCTCCACACAGCTCCAGCATCAGCCCCTACTGCCTCAACAGGCCCCCGTCTCCATTGTGGGCTTGACTGTGGAGGACACTTTCTACCTGCCTCCCGCCTACACCTCGCAGCCTTCTACttcgcagcagcagcagcaacaacagcagcagcagcaggttcatccgcagcagcaacagcagcaggttCATCCGCAGCAGCAGGTTCATCCGCAGCCGGGGATGATGCAGGAGGTAGCGTTTTCTAGTTCTTTCTATGGCTCAAGCGAGCCTGCGCCGGGTGAGGGTGGTGGTCACCACGATGGCGCGGCCGCTGGCAGCTACAACCCTTCATACACATCTTCATTTGTGTTCAGCTACCCAGAGGGAGCCTGCGGGGTCAGCGCTAACCAGAGAAACAGCAGCAGCGAGCAGTCCTCTGATTCCCTGAACTCGCCCTCGCTGCTCGCTCTCTGA
- the fosb gene encoding protein fosB isoform X3, with protein MQLFWKETNSILPEHNKEHINAGDITLTPGTVGFSLGSAREMFQGFPGDFDSVSRGSSSPSIESQYFSSVDSFGSPPASASQDCVSAGGGEGVGSGSGGSSGGVDMPGSFVPTVTAITSSQDLQWMVQPTLISSQASGQSGAGTSTMAQSVSLVDPYDLPGPSYFSGSVFTPAGSDTPGQGPAPGPVRQSRARSRRVRDESLTPEEQEKRRVRRERNKLAAAKCRNRRRELTDRLQGETDILEEEKSELEAEISELQKEKERLEFVLVAHQPSCKIPYQEQQASGSTQLQHQPLLPQQAPVSIVGLTVEDTFYLPPAYTSQPSTSQQQQQQQQQQQVHPQQQQQQVHPQQQVHPQPGMMQEVAFSSSFYGSSEPAPGEGGGHHDGAAAGSYNPSYTSSFVFSYPEGACGVSANQRNSSSEQSSDSLNSPSLLAL; from the exons ATGCAACTTTTTTGGAAAGAGACCAATAGCATCTTACCGGAGCACAATAAGGAACACATTAACG CAGGTGACATCACACTCACTCCGGGAACTGTAGGTTTCTCTCTCGGCTCCGCCCGGGAAATGTTCCAAGGGTTCCCCGGTGACTTTGATTCCGTCTCCCGTGGAAGTTCGTCCCCGTCTATTGAGTCTCAGTACTTTTCCTCCGTGGACTCCTTCGGGAGCCCGCCGGCCAGTGCCTCACAG GATTGTGTGTCTGCTGGTGGCGGGGAAGGGGTAGGCAGTGGTTCCGGGGGCAGCAGTGGAGGAGTGGATATGCCAGGCTCCTTTGTGCCCACAGTCACAGCCATCACCAGCAGCCAGGACCTGCAGTGGATGGTGCAGCCAACACTCATCTCATCCCAGGCCTCTGGCCAAAGTGGGGCGGGGACCTCGACTATGGCCCAGTCGGTGTCCCTGGTAGACCCTTATGATCTGCCAGGGCCCAGTTATTTCTCTGGCTCAGTTTTTACTCCCGCAGGCTCTGACACCCCGGGGCAAGGCCCAGCCCCGGGTCCTGTCCGTCAGTCCAGGGCCCGTAGCCGCCGTGTACGAGACGAGTCT TTGACTccagaggagcaggagaagaggcGTGTTCGGCGCGAGAGGAACAAGCTGGCAGCCGCCAAATGCCGAAACCGCCGGCGCGAACTCACTGACAGACTGCAGGGG gagACTGACATCCTGGAGGAGGAGAAGTCTGAGCTGGAGGCTGAGATCTCTGAGCTGCAGAAGGAGAAGGAGCGCCTGGAGTTTGTCCTTGTGGCTCACCAGCCCAGCTGCAAGATCCCCTACCAGGAGCAGCAGGCCTCAGGCTCCACACAGCTCCAGCATCAGCCCCTACTGCCTCAACAGGCCCCCGTCTCCATTGTGGGCTTGACTGTGGAGGACACTTTCTACCTGCCTCCCGCCTACACCTCGCAGCCTTCTACttcgcagcagcagcagcaacaacagcagcagcagcaggttcatccgcagcagcaacagcagcaggttCATCCGCAGCAGCAGGTTCATCCGCAGCCGGGGATGATGCAGGAGGTAGCGTTTTCTAGTTCTTTCTATGGCTCAAGCGAGCCTGCGCCGGGTGAGGGTGGTGGTCACCACGATGGCGCGGCCGCTGGCAGCTACAACCCTTCATACACATCTTCATTTGTGTTCAGCTACCCAGAGGGAGCCTGCGGGGTCAGCGCTAACCAGAGAAACAGCAGCAGCGAGCAGTCCTCTGATTCCCTGAACTCGCCCTCGCTGCTCGCTCTCTGA